The proteins below come from a single Burkholderia humptydooensis genomic window:
- the argJ gene encoding bifunctional glutamate N-acetyltransferase/amino-acid acetyltransferase ArgJ: protein MAVNFPSIDPAQLHPVAGVTLGWAEANIRKPNRKDVLVVSVDEGATVSGVFTENRFCAAPVTVCREHLAKVRAGGAGIRALVVNTGNANAGTGEPGLAHARETCAELARLAGIAPEQVLPFSTGVILEPLPIDRLKAGLPAALANRAAANWHDAAQAIMTTDTLAKAASRQVTIDGHTITLTGISKGAGMIKPNMATMLGFLAFDAKVAQPVLDALVKEVADRSFNCITIDGDTSTNDSFILIASGRASLPEIASADSPAYAALRDAVTAVAQTLAQLIVRDGEGATKFITVTVEGGASTAECRQIAYAIGHSPLVKTAFYASDPNLGRILAAIGYAGVADLDVGKIDLYLDDVLVAKAGGRNPAYLEEDGQRVMKQSEIAVRVLLGRGDAQATIWTCDLSHDYVSINADYRS, encoded by the coding sequence ATGGCTGTCAATTTTCCCTCGATCGATCCCGCGCAATTGCATCCCGTCGCCGGCGTGACGCTCGGCTGGGCGGAGGCGAACATTCGCAAGCCGAACCGAAAGGACGTGCTCGTCGTCTCCGTCGACGAAGGCGCGACCGTGTCGGGCGTGTTCACCGAGAACCGCTTCTGCGCGGCGCCCGTGACGGTCTGCCGCGAGCATCTGGCGAAGGTGCGCGCGGGCGGCGCCGGCATTCGCGCGCTCGTCGTCAACACGGGCAACGCGAACGCGGGCACGGGCGAGCCGGGCCTCGCGCATGCGCGCGAGACGTGCGCGGAGCTCGCGCGCCTCGCGGGCATCGCCCCCGAGCAGGTGCTGCCGTTCTCGACGGGCGTGATCCTCGAGCCGCTGCCGATCGACCGCCTGAAGGCCGGCCTGCCCGCCGCGCTCGCGAACCGCGCGGCCGCGAACTGGCACGACGCCGCGCAGGCGATCATGACGACCGACACGCTGGCGAAGGCGGCGTCGCGCCAGGTGACGATCGACGGCCACACGATCACGCTGACTGGCATCAGCAAGGGCGCCGGGATGATCAAGCCGAACATGGCGACGATGCTCGGCTTCCTCGCGTTCGACGCGAAGGTCGCGCAGCCCGTGCTCGACGCGCTCGTGAAGGAAGTGGCCGACCGTTCGTTCAACTGCATCACGATCGACGGCGATACGTCGACGAACGACTCGTTCATCCTGATCGCGTCCGGCCGCGCGAGCCTGCCCGAGATCGCGTCGGCCGATTCGCCCGCGTATGCGGCGTTGCGCGACGCGGTGACGGCCGTCGCGCAGACGCTTGCGCAACTGATCGTGCGCGACGGCGAAGGCGCGACGAAATTCATCACGGTGACGGTCGAAGGCGGCGCGAGCACTGCGGAGTGCCGCCAGATCGCGTATGCGATCGGCCATTCGCCGCTCGTGAAGACGGCGTTCTACGCGTCGGACCCGAATCTCGGCCGGATTCTCGCGGCGATCGGCTACGCGGGCGTCGCGGACCTCGACGTCGGCAAGATCGACCTGTATCTCGACGACGTGCTCGTCGCGAAGGCGGGCGGCCGCAATCCCGCGTATCTCGAGGAGGACGGCCAGCGCGTGATGAAGCAAAGCGAGATCGCGGTTCGCGTGCTGCTCGGCCGCGGCGATGCGCAAGCGACGATCTGGACTTGCGATTTGTCGCACGATTACGTCAGCATCAACGCCGACTATCGTTCGTAA
- a CDS encoding ATP-binding protein, with product MDPLEQFLTRAEALLGRLEAILPPAAAAVDWAAASAFRWRKRQGRGYLQPVAARSTIQLDDLQNIDRQKVLIEQNTRQFVNGKPANNVLLTGARGTGKSSLIKACLNAYAADGLRLIEVDKDDLHDLGDIVELISARPERFIVFCDDLSFEEGESGYKALKVALDGSVAAQSDNVLIYATSNRRHLLPEYMSDNETYKHLPDGEIHPGEVVEEKISLSERFGLWVSFYPFKQDDYLAIVGHWLRHFGCDDAEVEAARGDALVWALERGSRSGRVAWQFARDRAGRKENV from the coding sequence ATGGATCCACTCGAGCAGTTCCTCACCCGCGCCGAAGCGTTGCTTGGGCGCCTCGAAGCGATTCTCCCGCCGGCTGCGGCGGCGGTCGACTGGGCTGCCGCGTCCGCGTTCCGCTGGCGCAAGCGCCAGGGGCGCGGCTATCTGCAGCCCGTCGCCGCGCGTTCGACGATCCAGCTCGACGATTTGCAGAACATCGATCGCCAGAAAGTGCTGATCGAGCAGAACACGCGCCAGTTCGTGAACGGCAAGCCTGCGAACAACGTGCTGCTGACGGGCGCGCGCGGCACCGGCAAGTCGTCGCTGATCAAGGCGTGCCTGAACGCGTACGCGGCCGACGGCCTGCGGCTCATCGAAGTCGACAAGGACGATCTGCACGACCTGGGCGACATCGTCGAGCTGATCTCGGCGCGCCCCGAGCGTTTCATCGTGTTCTGCGACGATCTGTCGTTCGAAGAAGGCGAATCGGGTTACAAGGCGCTGAAGGTCGCGCTCGACGGGTCGGTCGCCGCGCAGTCCGACAACGTGCTGATCTACGCGACGTCGAACCGCCGCCATCTGCTGCCCGAGTACATGAGCGACAACGAGACGTACAAGCATCTGCCGGACGGCGAGATCCACCCGGGCGAGGTCGTCGAGGAGAAAATCTCGCTGTCGGAGCGCTTCGGCCTCTGGGTCAGCTTCTATCCGTTCAAGCAGGACGACTATCTGGCGATCGTCGGCCACTGGCTCAGGCATTTCGGCTGCGACGACGCCGAAGTCGAAGCGGCGCGCGGCGACGCGCTCGTCTGGGCGCTCGAGCGCGGCTCGCGCTCCGGCCGGGTCGCATGGCAGTTCGCGCGCGATCGCGCGGGCCGCAAGGAGAACGTATGA
- a CDS encoding NUDIX domain-containing protein yields the protein MSIEVTNATAPAGAGRKVTEVAVGVLVQPDGRYLLAQRLPGKPYEGYWEFPGGKLEAGESVEEALARELHEELGIFVTECHRWHTLEHDYPHAYVRLYFCKVTGWTGEPHSREGQAFVWRHLPVDVAPLLPAALPVLDLLAREQGAAPQ from the coding sequence ATGAGTATCGAAGTCACGAACGCGACGGCGCCCGCCGGCGCGGGCCGCAAGGTGACCGAGGTGGCGGTCGGCGTGCTGGTGCAGCCGGACGGCCGCTACCTGCTCGCGCAGCGGCTGCCCGGCAAGCCTTACGAGGGATACTGGGAATTCCCGGGCGGTAAGCTCGAGGCTGGCGAGAGCGTCGAGGAGGCGCTTGCCCGGGAACTGCACGAGGAACTGGGCATCTTCGTGACCGAATGCCATCGCTGGCATACGCTCGAGCACGATTATCCGCACGCGTATGTTCGTCTGTACTTCTGCAAGGTGACGGGCTGGACGGGCGAGCCGCACAGCCGCGAAGGGCAGGCGTTCGTCTGGCGGCATTTGCCCGTCGACGTCGCGCCGCTGCTGCCCGCCGCGCTGCCGGTGCTCGATTTGCTCGCGCGCGAGCAAGGCGCCGCGCCGCAATAA
- a CDS encoding DNA gyrase inhibitor YacG has translation MATVVKCPSCGKEVRWTPENRFRPFCSARCKQLDLGAWAAEKYRIGGTDDEAPSDDDAGNREGGDRG, from the coding sequence ATGGCTACTGTCGTGAAATGCCCGTCCTGCGGCAAGGAAGTGCGCTGGACGCCCGAAAACCGTTTTCGCCCATTCTGCTCCGCCCGCTGCAAACAGCTCGATCTCGGTGCTTGGGCGGCCGAGAAATACCGGATCGGCGGAACCGACGACGAAGCGCCGTCCGACGACGACGCCGGCAATCGGGAAGGCGGCGACCGCGGCTGA
- the zapD gene encoding cell division protein ZapD, which translates to MILYEYPFNERIRTLLRLEDLFERFTFFVAQEDAREHHVALTTLFEIAEVAGRADLKSDLMKELERQRQTLAPFRGNPGIEQNALEAVLGEIEQTLANLAQMQGKTGQHLIDNEWLASIRSRAVIPGGTCKFDLPSYYAWQQWPAGQRRQDIAKWAMPLLPLRDAAMIVLRLARESGQASKVMAMQGSYQQMLSGRTYQLMQVRVPHELRVIPEASANKYMLWVRFTAQDGDVRPRAVDIDVPFQLTLCNL; encoded by the coding sequence TTGATTCTTTACGAGTATCCGTTCAACGAGCGAATCCGCACGCTGTTGCGTCTCGAAGATTTGTTCGAACGCTTTACGTTCTTCGTGGCTCAAGAGGACGCGAGAGAGCATCATGTCGCGCTGACGACGCTGTTCGAAATCGCCGAAGTCGCGGGCCGCGCAGATCTGAAATCGGATCTGATGAAGGAACTCGAACGCCAGCGCCAGACGCTCGCGCCGTTTCGCGGCAATCCCGGCATCGAGCAGAACGCGCTCGAAGCAGTGCTCGGCGAAATCGAGCAGACGCTCGCGAACCTCGCGCAAATGCAGGGCAAGACCGGCCAGCATCTGATCGACAACGAGTGGCTCGCGAGCATCCGTAGCCGCGCGGTCATTCCCGGCGGCACCTGCAAATTCGATCTCCCGTCGTACTACGCGTGGCAGCAGTGGCCTGCCGGGCAGCGCCGCCAGGACATCGCGAAGTGGGCGATGCCGCTCCTGCCGCTGCGCGACGCGGCGATGATCGTGCTGCGCCTCGCGCGCGAATCCGGGCAAGCATCGAAGGTGATGGCGATGCAGGGCAGCTATCAGCAGATGCTGTCCGGGCGCACGTACCAGTTGATGCAGGTGCGCGTGCCGCACGAGCTGCGCGTGATTCCCGAAGCGAGTGCGAACAAATATATGCTGTGGGTGCGCTTCACCGCGCAGGACGGCGACGTGCGGCCGCGCGCGGTCGACATCGACGTGCCGTTCCAGCTCACGCTCTGCAATCTGTAA
- the coaE gene encoding dephospho-CoA kinase (Dephospho-CoA kinase (CoaE) performs the final step in coenzyme A biosynthesis.): MFSVGLTGGIGSGKTTVANLFGELGVTIVDADLIAHRITAPQGLAMPFITREFGAEFVAADGSLDREKMRALIFSDESARKRLEAITHPLIREETEREAGAAQGAYVVFVVPLLVESGTWKTRVDRVLVVDCDVETQIARVMSRNGFAREQVEAIVARQASRDARLAAADDVIVNDHASVGKLAAEVAALHQRYLEYAAAAQN, from the coding sequence ATGTTTTCGGTGGGATTGACGGGTGGAATCGGCAGCGGCAAGACGACCGTTGCCAATCTGTTCGGCGAGCTCGGCGTGACGATCGTCGATGCCGATCTGATCGCGCACCGCATCACCGCGCCGCAGGGCCTCGCGATGCCGTTCATCACGCGCGAATTCGGCGCGGAATTCGTCGCGGCCGACGGTTCGCTCGATCGCGAGAAGATGCGCGCGCTGATCTTCAGCGACGAATCCGCGCGCAAGCGGCTCGAAGCGATCACGCATCCGCTGATCCGCGAAGAAACCGAGCGCGAGGCGGGCGCGGCGCAAGGCGCGTACGTCGTCTTTGTCGTGCCGTTGCTGGTCGAGTCGGGAACGTGGAAGACGCGAGTCGACCGAGTGCTCGTCGTCGATTGCGACGTCGAGACGCAAATCGCGCGCGTGATGTCCCGCAACGGCTTCGCCCGCGAGCAGGTGGAAGCGATCGTCGCGCGACAGGCGTCGCGCGACGCGCGTCTCGCCGCCGCGGACGACGTGATCGTCAACGACCATGCGTCCGTCGGCAAGCTCGCGGCCGAAGTCGCCGCACTGCACCAACGCTATCTCGAATATGCGGCCGCCGCGCAAAATTGA
- a CDS encoding prepilin peptidase codes for MTPNPFFTGPPEHAAAAGPLAAFAALPTGMQLAFAIVLGLVVGSFINVVVHRLPIMMKRAWLAEIAEATGEPSVDDGLPARYDLCVPRSACPHCGHVLSAWENVPVLSYIALRGRCRRCHAPIGARYPLIELASGALAAGALALFGPSGAALAAFGLCAALLAMSAIDMQTGFLPDSLTLPLLWAGLCVNLWDTFASLRAAVVGAIAGYLFLWCILWLFKLLRGIEGIGYGDLKLLAALGAWLGWEALPQVVLIAAVAGAAVGLVATWRGRMRFEEPLPFGPFLAAGGAATLFFGTPFYLLLGG; via the coding sequence ATGACGCCCAATCCGTTCTTTACCGGCCCTCCCGAACACGCGGCAGCAGCCGGGCCGCTCGCCGCGTTCGCGGCGCTCCCCACGGGCATGCAGCTTGCGTTCGCAATCGTGCTCGGTCTCGTCGTCGGCAGCTTCATCAACGTCGTCGTCCATCGGCTGCCGATCATGATGAAGCGCGCGTGGCTCGCCGAAATCGCCGAAGCGACGGGCGAGCCGTCCGTCGACGACGGCTTGCCGGCGCGCTACGACCTCTGCGTGCCGCGCAGCGCGTGCCCGCATTGCGGCCATGTGCTGAGCGCGTGGGAGAACGTGCCGGTCCTCAGCTATATCGCGTTGCGCGGCCGCTGCCGGCGCTGCCATGCGCCGATCGGCGCGCGCTATCCGCTCATCGAGCTCGCGAGCGGCGCGCTCGCCGCCGGCGCGCTCGCGCTCTTCGGGCCGAGCGGCGCCGCGCTCGCCGCGTTCGGCCTGTGCGCGGCACTCCTTGCGATGAGCGCGATCGACATGCAAACCGGCTTCCTCCCCGATTCGCTGACGCTGCCGCTCCTGTGGGCGGGACTGTGCGTCAATCTGTGGGACACGTTTGCGAGCCTTCGCGCCGCGGTGGTCGGCGCAATCGCTGGCTATCTGTTTCTCTGGTGCATTCTGTGGCTCTTCAAATTGCTGCGCGGCATCGAAGGTATCGGCTATGGCGACCTGAAGCTCCTCGCCGCGCTCGGCGCATGGCTCGGCTGGGAAGCCTTGCCGCAAGTCGTGCTGATCGCCGCGGTCGCCGGCGCCGCAGTCGGTCTCGTCGCAACCTGGCGTGGCCGCATGCGCTTCGAGGAGCCGCTGCCGTTCGGCCCGTTCCTTGCGGCGGGAGGCGCCGCGACCCTCTTTTTCGGCACGCCGTTCTACCTGCTGCTCGGAGGCTGA
- a CDS encoding type II secretion system F family protein, protein MNTRSPAMPTEARYRWVGVTIDGARRRGMLVAVNPSAARAALKRTGITVLHLEARGTAPQPTARASEVTRFARQLAGLLHAGLALAPSLELLAQATRRSEMPRIAAGLAREIVAGQQFSAALRRYPRQFDSFFCQLVAVGETAGALAAVLARLADDRERAAAQYARVRGALAYPVAVLLFALAITAALLIWVVPTFEQIFAGFGATLPAPTRFILALSASVTRWSAPAAAATLLAGVAVRHAARRSATARVALAQALLRAPLVGPLAQTLAAARWSRALGTLLAAGTPLTDAFAALSNATGNPRFDLATAGIAARLQHGERLARAMRAEGCFPDDLVQPIAVAEESGTLDTMLIDVATLCDRRIDEQIGVLANLCEPVVIVVLGALIGALVVAMYLPIVQLGNVV, encoded by the coding sequence ATGAACACGCGTAGCCCGGCCATGCCGACCGAAGCCCGATACCGTTGGGTGGGCGTGACGATCGACGGCGCGCGACGCCGCGGCATGCTGGTCGCCGTCAATCCGTCCGCCGCGCGCGCGGCGCTCAAGCGCACGGGCATCACTGTGCTGCACCTCGAAGCGCGCGGCACAGCGCCGCAGCCCACCGCGCGGGCGAGCGAGGTCACGCGTTTCGCACGGCAGCTCGCGGGGCTCTTGCACGCGGGGCTCGCGCTCGCGCCGTCGCTCGAGTTGCTCGCGCAAGCGACGCGGCGAAGCGAAATGCCTCGCATTGCGGCGGGCCTCGCGCGCGAGATCGTCGCAGGACAGCAGTTCTCCGCCGCACTGCGCCGCTATCCGCGCCAGTTCGACTCGTTTTTCTGCCAACTGGTCGCGGTCGGCGAGACCGCGGGAGCGCTCGCTGCCGTGCTCGCACGGCTCGCAGACGATCGCGAGCGCGCAGCCGCGCAATATGCACGCGTCAGAGGGGCGCTCGCTTACCCGGTCGCCGTGCTGCTGTTCGCGCTCGCGATCACCGCGGCGTTGCTGATCTGGGTCGTGCCGACGTTCGAACAGATCTTCGCGGGTTTCGGCGCCACGCTGCCTGCGCCGACCCGTTTCATTCTGGCGCTGTCGGCCAGCGTGACGCGCTGGAGCGCGCCTGCCGCCGCGGCCACGCTGCTCGCCGGCGTTGCCGTTCGCCACGCGGCGCGCCGTTCCGCAACTGCACGCGTTGCGCTTGCGCAGGCGCTGCTGCGCGCGCCGCTCGTCGGACCGCTTGCGCAGACGCTCGCCGCCGCCCGATGGAGCCGCGCGCTCGGCACGCTGCTCGCCGCCGGCACGCCGCTCACCGACGCGTTCGCCGCACTGTCGAACGCGACCGGCAACCCACGTTTCGATCTCGCGACGGCCGGCATCGCCGCACGTCTGCAGCACGGCGAACGGCTCGCCCGCGCGATGCGCGCCGAAGGCTGCTTTCCCGACGACCTCGTCCAGCCAATCGCCGTCGCCGAGGAATCGGGCACGCTGGACACGATGCTCATCGACGTCGCGACGCTCTGCGACCGCCGCATCGACGAACAAATCGGCGTGCTTGCGAACCTGTGCGAACCCGTCGTGATCGTCGTGCTGGGCGCGCTGATCGGCGCACTCGTCGTCGCGATGTACTTGCCGATCGTCCAGCTCGGCAACGTGGTGTAG
- a CDS encoding GspE/PulE family protein translates to MSATPSNPSFPSMRQAAPGAAAIAPPRPRNPELADDAPAVGIVADMLRAAHERDASDIHVEPRESGWRVRLRIDGVLHEFARPPAHLRDACVTRIKVLARMDIAERRVPQDGRLRLALAPGRAGDYRVSSLPTLHGEKLVLRRLETLPADLSLAALGFDAAQARGVEAAIGAPHGLVLVTGPTGSGKTLSLYCFLQMLNDVSRNVCTVEDPAEIELDGINQVGVREKAGLTFAVALRAFLRQDPDVIMVGEIRDAQTADVALKAAQTGHLVLSTLHTNDAPAAVARLLDIGVAPYNLAAALRLVTAQRLVRRLCPACRAPSDASPAVLRAAGFDAAPIDAGWRPYAAKGCAACHGIGYRGRIGIHQVMPLSVELRNLIVARASSAELAQQARAEGMTSLRDAALARVRDGTTSWSEALGATEAT, encoded by the coding sequence ATGTCCGCAACGCCCTCCAACCCTTCTTTTCCTTCCATGCGGCAGGCGGCCCCCGGCGCCGCGGCGATCGCGCCACCCCGGCCACGCAATCCCGAGCTCGCCGACGACGCGCCCGCGGTCGGCATCGTCGCCGACATGCTGCGCGCAGCGCACGAGCGCGACGCGTCCGACATCCATGTCGAGCCCCGCGAATCCGGCTGGCGCGTGCGCCTGCGGATCGACGGCGTGCTGCACGAATTCGCGCGGCCGCCGGCTCATTTGCGCGACGCATGCGTGACGCGAATCAAGGTGCTCGCGCGGATGGACATCGCCGAACGCCGCGTGCCGCAGGACGGCCGGCTGCGGCTCGCGCTCGCGCCGGGGCGCGCGGGCGATTACCGCGTCAGCTCGCTGCCGACGCTGCATGGCGAGAAGCTCGTGCTGCGGCGTCTGGAGACGCTGCCCGCCGATCTGTCGCTCGCCGCGCTCGGCTTCGACGCGGCTCAGGCGCGCGGCGTCGAAGCGGCGATCGGCGCGCCGCACGGCCTCGTCCTTGTCACGGGACCGACGGGCAGCGGCAAAACGCTGTCGCTGTATTGCTTCCTGCAGATGCTGAACGACGTGTCGCGCAACGTCTGCACGGTCGAGGATCCGGCCGAGATCGAGCTCGACGGGATCAATCAGGTCGGCGTGCGCGAGAAGGCGGGCCTGACCTTCGCGGTCGCGCTGCGCGCGTTCCTGCGCCAGGACCCCGACGTCATCATGGTCGGCGAGATACGCGATGCGCAGACCGCCGACGTCGCGCTGAAGGCCGCGCAGACGGGGCACCTCGTGCTGTCGACGCTGCACACGAACGACGCGCCCGCTGCGGTGGCTCGCCTGCTCGACATCGGCGTCGCGCCGTACAACCTCGCCGCCGCACTGCGGCTCGTGACGGCGCAGCGTCTCGTGCGGCGCCTGTGTCCCGCTTGCCGCGCGCCGTCGGACGCATCGCCCGCTGTACTGCGCGCCGCGGGATTCGACGCCGCGCCGATCGACGCCGGCTGGCGCCCGTATGCCGCGAAGGGATGCGCCGCGTGCCATGGAATCGGTTATCGGGGGCGCATCGGCATCCATCAGGTGATGCCGCTGTCCGTCGAGTTGCGCAATCTGATCGTCGCGCGCGCGAGCAGCGCCGAACTCGCGCAACAAGCGCGCGCCGAAGGCATGACGAGCCTGCGCGATGCGGCGCTCGCCCGCGTTCGCGACGGCACGACGAGCTGGAGCGAAGCGCTCGGCGCAACGGAGGCGACATGA